The region CGAGGCGCGGCTTGCCGCCGGTGTCTCCGATGGGCGCGGAGCTTCGGCGAGCGCTGCCGGGGGTTGAGCCCGGGCCTCACTGGCGAGTCCGGCGCAGAGCCAGGCACTCAGGGCCACCAGCAAGGCGATCGCCCGGGGGCTCGGGCGCCGTCGAAGACGCAACGTGTGGGTGGAGTACGGCAGCAAGGTCGGGTGGCCAGAGGGTGCAGAGTCAGAGAATTTCAAATGCGCGGCAGCCTAGCATCGACCTGGCGCCTCGGCCACCTGTGAGCGAACGTCAGCCCTGCCCCCGGACCCCCGCGTGATCGAGCGCGTGCACAAAGCGCGTGGCGTGCTCGACGTTGACCTGCTCGACCTGCAACGCGTTGAGAAGCGCCTCGCGCTCCTCGAAGAGCGCCCGACCAAAGGCCTGGCGTTCGCTCTGCGGCACGTCGAGCAGGTGAGCCAGCGCATCGATCGATGCACCGCCCCCCAGGGCAAGATCCTGCTGCAGATCCAGGTGATGATCGCTCAAAAATGCCACCATCTCCTCGGAGGCCTCGCCATTATCGGCGACGAGTTTGACCGTGGTAAACAGGGGCGCAAAAAACGCTGCCCCGGTCGTGGAAGTCGACGAGGTCAGCGTCATAAAGGGCCCCGGAATCATGATCACGGAGACGTGATTGTGATCGGCCCAGGCCGTAGCCGGTGGTGTCAGTGCCGAGAGCAAAAGCCCCATCAGGGCAAGAGCTCTCCAAGAACGAAGAGCTCGAGTCGCACGCGTTCGCATCAAGAACCTCCCGAAGGTCATTCATCAGTGAATGTCGAGAAGTTAGACGCGGATGAGCGAAATTTTGTTCACGAGCCAAAAAAAAATGATGAGCGCTCACTTGCCCACGCAGAACTCCGAGAAAATGCGCTGCAGGATGTCGTCGGTGCGCACTTTTCCGGTGATGTCGCCCAGCGCGTCGAGGGCCTCGCGCAGATCGATGGCGATGAGCTCGTGTTCCATCTCCATATCCAGCGCCTGGCGGGCACGCCCCAGCGCCTCCAGGGCTCCCACCACGCCCTGCAGATGGCGGGCGCGGCTCAGCAGCACGCCTTCGCCACGGGTCAGCCCTTCGGCCAGCGCGGCCAGGGTGGCGATGAGCGCGTCGATGCCCTGAGGCACCGCCGCGCCCAGGGCGCAAGCGACGCGATGTTCAAAACGCTCGCAGAGGACGCGATCCTCATCGGTGCGCCCGTCTGGAAGATCGATTTTGTTGAGGATCAGCACCACCGGGCGCGCTCGCTCACGATCGCGCTCCAGCGCCTGGCGCTCATCGGGCCGAAGCGGACGGCTGCGGTCGATGACTCTCAACACCAGGTCGGCCTGCTCACCGAGTTCTCGGCTACGCTGAATGCCGATGGCTTCCACCCGATCTTCGGTCTCGCGCAGGCCGGCCGTATCGATCAGTCGCAGTGCTGCTCCGCCCAGGTGGATCTCTTCTTCGAGAAAGTCGCGGGTGGTCCCCTCGATGTCGGTCACAATGGCGCGCTCGGTGCCGTGGAGCGCGTTGAAGAGGGTGGATTTTCCGGCGTTGGTCACCCCCAGGATGACCACGCGGATGCCCTCGCGCTGGCGGCGTCCCTGATCGAACTTCGCGCGCAACGCTTGTAGCTCGGCGCTGGCCTCGTCGATCCGGCGGCCGATTTCATCGCGTTCGATCTGATAGACGTGCTCTTCGTGGCTGAAGTCGATCGCGGCCTCGATCAGCACCGCGGCCACGGTGAGATGTTCGACGATGGCCCCGATCGCGTTGCCCAGGGAGCCCTGCAGGTGCTCCAGTGCCAGACGATGCGCGGTCTCGGTGGTGGCGTTGACCAGGTCGGCCACCGCCTCGGCCTGAGTGAGATCGAGGCGGCCGTTGAGAAAGGCGCGCTGAGTAAACTCGCCGGGTTCGGCGATGCGTGCACCCAACTCCAAAGCCCGGTCGAGCACCCGGCGCAGGATGATCGGCCCCCCGTGGCACTGCAACTCCACCACGTCTTCGCCGGTGTAGCTGCGGGGGCCGCGCATGATCACGGCCAGCGCCTCATCGATCAGTTCGCCCTCGCCATTATAAAGATGGCTCAGGCGCAGCAGGTGCGAGGGGTGCTCCCGAGGCCAGTCGGGCACCAGGCCTCGTAGCACGTCTTCGGCTCGGCCCCCGCTCACCCGCACAATACCCACGCCTCCGGAACCCGCCGGCGTGGCGATGGCGGCGATCGTCGGCGCCAGACTGCCCGTCATCATACACCTTTCGCTAGAGAGCCAGAGGCCGGGTCAGCTCGGATCGATCTTGAGCTTGCGGAAGATCCCGTGATCCGTGCTTTCGCTGTTGACGCCTTCCATGTCGCCGATGCGCTTGTGGATCACCCGACGGTCAAAGGCGCTCAGACCCGCCACCAGGATCGGATGCCCCACCTTCTTGGCGGCCTCGCCAAGGCGAGCGCCCACGTGGCTCAGGTGCGACTGGCGCTGTTGCTTGAAGCCGCCGATGTCGATCACAACCTGCGAGCGGGCTTCGCGTCCCAGCGATTCCGCCAGCAGGGTCTGCATCCCGGTAAGTACCCGCGGGGAGCGCTTGCTGCGCCCGATCATCACCTCGGTGTCGGCGCCGCTGACGTTGAAGATGTAGTTGTCGCCGTCGAAGCTGCCGGTGGCCGTGAGGTCGAGTTGCATCTTCTCAAAGAGCTCCCGAAGCCAGCTCTCTCCGCGGGCAATCACCGGGTCTTGGACCTGGCCACGTCGCGAGGCGGTAGGTTCTTCGGAGGGAGCGGCCTCTTTTTTGGACTTCTTGGCGCTCTTTTTAGGAGCCTTCTTCTCGGAGGTCTCCTCATCTTTCTTGGAAGCCTTCTTGGGCTTCTTCGCCTCTTTCTTGCGCTCTTTTTGGGCGTCGTCGTCGGCGAGCTCTTCGTCGTCGCTGTCCTTCTTCTGGGACTTTTTGGACTTCTTCGGAGCGCTCTCGTCTTCGTCTTTCTTGGAAGACTTTTTGGACTTCTTCGGAGCGCTCTCATCTTCGTCTTTCTTGGAAGACTTTTTGGACTTCTTCGGAGCGCTCTCATCTTCGTCTTTCTTGGAAGACTTCTTCGAGGAGGCTTTTTTCGCCTTTTTGGCCTCCTTCTCCTCATCGTCCTTTTGAGCTGGCGCTCCCTGGGCCGCAGTGTCCTCCGCGCCCTCGCTCACCTCATCCTTTTTCTTGGAGCGAGTGCGGCGCGGCTTCTTCTCGGCCTTCTCTTTGGCCGGCGCCTCTTCAATGTCCTCGCTGACTTCTTCCTTTTTCTTGGAGCGGGAGCGGCGCGGCTTCTTCTCGGTGGCTTCTTCGACGGCGGTGGTGCTGGCGGCCGACGCAGCGGCCGGAGCCGAGCCTTCGTCGCTCACGGCGACTTTGCTGTCTTCGTCGAGCTTGCGGGCGCGGCGGCCCCGGGCGGAGCGGCGACCGCTTTTGGACTTCTGATCGTCAGCCATATGCAACCATTCCTTTTCAATGAGGCCGCCCGATGCGGCCTGGAGCGTCGAGTGTCGATAAGGGGCGTCAGGCCGATGCGTCGGCTTCTTCGGCCGCCGCAAACTGCCGCTTGATCATGTACTGCTGAGCCAGACCCAGGATCAGGTTGAGCAGATAGTAGAGCACCAGACCCGCGGGCAAAAAGAGCATGAAGGCGGTGAACATGATCGGCATGATCTTCATCATGATCGCCATCTGCGGGTTGGCCTGCTCGACCATCGTGAGGCGCTGCTGGATGAACATCACCGCGCCCATCGCCAGCGGCAGCAGGAAGAGGGGATCGGGGGCCGAGAGGTCGGTGTACCACAGGAAGTCGGCCTGATAGAGCTCAACCGAGTTGTAGATCATGACGAAGAGCCCGTAGAGGATGGGCATCTGCAGGAGCATCGGCAGGCAGCCCAGGGGGCTGACGTTATGCTCGCGGAAGACCTTCATGGTCTCTTCGCTCAGGCGCTGCTGATCGTTTTCGTACTTCTCGCGAATCTCTTTGATCAGCGGCTGAATCTGCTTCATGCGTTCGGCGCTGACGTAAGCCTTC is a window of Lujinxingia litoralis DNA encoding:
- the mnmE gene encoding tRNA uridine-5-carboxymethylaminomethyl(34) synthesis GTPase MnmE; translation: MMTGSLAPTIAAIATPAGSGGVGIVRVSGGRAEDVLRGLVPDWPREHPSHLLRLSHLYNGEGELIDEALAVIMRGPRSYTGEDVVELQCHGGPIILRRVLDRALELGARIAEPGEFTQRAFLNGRLDLTQAEAVADLVNATTETAHRLALEHLQGSLGNAIGAIVEHLTVAAVLIEAAIDFSHEEHVYQIERDEIGRRIDEASAELQALRAKFDQGRRQREGIRVVILGVTNAGKSTLFNALHGTERAIVTDIEGTTRDFLEEEIHLGGAALRLIDTAGLRETEDRVEAIGIQRSRELGEQADLVLRVIDRSRPLRPDERQALERDRERARPVVLILNKIDLPDGRTDEDRVLCERFEHRVACALGAAVPQGIDALIATLAALAEGLTRGEGVLLSRARHLQGVVGALEALGRARQALDMEMEHELIAIDLREALDALGDITGKVRTDDILQRIFSEFCVGK
- a CDS encoding DUF3015 family protein; this translates as MRTRATRALRSWRALALMGLLLSALTPPATAWADHNHVSVIMIPGPFMTLTSSTSTTGAAFFAPLFTTVKLVADNGEASEEMVAFLSDHHLDLQQDLALGGGASIDALAHLLDVPQSERQAFGRALFEEREALLNALQVEQVNVEHATRFVHALDHAGVRGQG